In Streptomyces hawaiiensis, one genomic interval encodes:
- the murQ gene encoding N-acetylmuramic acid 6-phosphate etherase, translated as MTSTSRPRDVRTELESLTTEAFRPELADIDTLPTLDIARLMNGEDATVAGAVAARLPQIAAAIDAVAERMARGGRLVYAGAGTAGRLGVLDASECPPTFNTDPSRVVGLIAGGRDAVVTSVEGAEDSRELARADLESLALTPGDTVVGISASGRTPYAIGAVEHARARRSLTIGLACNPGSPLAAAADHGIEIVVGPELLTGSTRLKAGTAQKLVLNMLSTITMIRLGKTYGNLMVDVRASNDKLRARSHRIVALATGAPDEDIERALTATDGEVKNAILTLLADVDGPTAARLLEESDGHLRAALATAG; from the coding sequence ATGACCTCCACCTCCCGCCCCCGTGATGTCAGGACCGAGTTGGAGTCCCTGACCACCGAGGCCTTCCGGCCGGAACTCGCGGACATCGACACCCTGCCGACCCTCGACATCGCCCGGCTGATGAACGGCGAGGACGCGACGGTGGCGGGGGCGGTCGCGGCCCGGCTGCCGCAGATCGCCGCCGCGATCGACGCCGTCGCGGAGCGGATGGCCCGGGGCGGCCGCCTGGTCTACGCGGGCGCGGGCACGGCGGGCCGGCTGGGTGTCCTGGACGCCTCCGAGTGCCCGCCCACGTTCAACACCGACCCTTCCCGGGTCGTCGGCCTGATCGCGGGCGGCCGGGACGCCGTGGTCACCTCGGTGGAGGGCGCCGAGGACTCCCGGGAACTGGCCCGGGCGGACCTGGAGTCCCTCGCCCTCACCCCCGGCGACACGGTCGTCGGCATCTCCGCCTCCGGCCGCACCCCGTACGCCATCGGCGCGGTCGAACACGCCCGTGCCCGCCGCTCCCTCACCATCGGGCTCGCCTGCAACCCCGGCAGCCCGCTCGCGGCCGCCGCCGACCACGGCATCGAGATCGTGGTGGGCCCCGAACTGCTCACCGGCTCGACCCGTCTGAAGGCCGGCACCGCGCAGAAGCTCGTCCTCAACATGCTCTCGACGATCACGATGATCCGGCTGGGCAAGACCTACGGAAACCTGATGGTCGATGTCCGCGCGTCGAACGACAAGCTCCGCGCCCGCTCCCACCGCATCGTCGCCCTCGCCACCGGCGCCCCCGACGAGGACATCGAACGCGCCCTGACGGCCACCGACGGCGAGGTGAAGAACGCGATCCTGACCCTCCTGGCCGACGTCGACGGCCCGACGGCGGCCCGCCTGCTGGAGGAGTCCGACGGGCATCTGCGGGCGGCCCTGGCGACGGCCGGCTGA